Proteins co-encoded in one Camelus bactrianus isolate YW-2024 breed Bactrian camel chromosome 6, ASM4877302v1, whole genome shotgun sequence genomic window:
- the RPS27L gene encoding ribosomal protein eS27-like, which yields MPLARDLLHPSLEEEKKKHKKKRLVQSPNSYFMDVKCPGCYKITTVFSHAQTVVLCVGCSTVLCQPTGGKARLTEGCSFRRKQH from the exons ATGCCT TTGGCTAGAGATTTACTGCATCCTTCcttggaagaggaaaagaaaaaacataaaaagaaacgACTGGTTCAAAGTCCAAATTCTTACTTTATGGATGTAAAATGTCCAG gttgctACAAGATTACCACAGTTTTCAGCCATGCTCAGACAGTGGTGCTTTGTGTAGGTTGTTCAACGGTGCTGTGCCAGCCAACAGGAGGAAAGGCCAGACTCACAGAAG GGTGTTCATTTAGAAGAAAGCAGCACTAA